The sequence below is a genomic window from Polyangiaceae bacterium.
GCGGAGAGTCTCGAGAACGGAGCGTGATGGAGTCCGAGACGCATCGTCGTCGCCGCACCGTCGCGACGCGGGTGCTGTTCTCCTACGGCTTGCTCAGCTTGCTGTTCGCCCTGGTCGCCGGCTGGGGCGTGTACGCTCTGCGACGCGCGTCGGTGGAAGCGGACCTGATGCGCAGCGGCTACCTACCGCTGTCGGCGGCGCTCAGGGACGTGGTGGCGATCCAGGACACCTGGAACACGCAGCTCAATCACATCACCACCGCGGAAAACCCCGCCGACATGAGCTTGTGGTTCGACACCGCGCTGAAGGCCGGGCGCCCCAAGATGTTCGGCGAGGTGCGAGCGGCCCTGTCGCGCGCCTTCATGTCCTCCGGAGACGACTCGGTACGCTCCGTGGGTCAGGACCTGATGCGCGAGACCGGGGCCATCCAGGAGTTCCTGTCCCAGGACCGCGAGCTCGTGACGCAGCTGTTCGACGCCCTCAAACAGGGCAACACCCAGCGCGCGGAGCAGCTGCGGGACAAGCTCGTCACCCGCGGCGCCCAAGGCAGCCGGAGACTTTCGCAGCTGGAGCAGCGCGTGCAACGCAACGTGGACGCGCTGTTGGACGCGGCGCGGGCGCGAGAGCGACTCGCGATTCGCCTGCTGGCCGCCATGGCGGCGCTGGCGCTGCTGTTCGGAATCCTGACGGCGCTGTACGCGCGACGCGTGCTGGCGCCGCTGTCCGCGGTGACGGATCGTGCCAAAGCCGTGGCCCGCGGCGATCTGACGCCGCGCCCGGTGGTGGCCTCCGCCGACGAGATCGGCGAGCTGGCGCAGACCTTCGAGAGCATGGTGAGCGCCATCGCTCGCGCCAACGAGCAGCTGCTGGCGGCGGAACGGTTGGCCACCATCGGCAAGATGGCTGCTCACGTCACCCACGAGATCCGAAATCCGCTGTCGTCCATCGCGCTGAACGTGGAGCTGCTGGAAGAAGAGGTGGGGGTGGAGGAGCCGGCGTCCGAAGCTCGCACGCTGCTCCACGCCATCAAGAGCGAGGTGGAGCGCTTGGCTTCGCTGAGCGAACAGTACCTTTCCGTCGCGCGCCAGGCGCCGCTCACGCTGGAGCGAGAGCAAGTGGGGGAGCTGGTGCAGGAGGCCTGCGATTTCATGCGCCGCGATCTGGAACGCCACGGCGTGGGCATCGAGGTGGACGTGGCCCCAGATGTGGACGTGGTGATGGCGGACGAAGGTCAGATCAAGCAGGCCCTGTTCAACCTTCTGCGGAACGCCCGTGAGGC
It includes:
- a CDS encoding HAMP domain-containing protein, translating into MMESETHRRRRTVATRVLFSYGLLSLLFALVAGWGVYALRRASVEADLMRSGYLPLSAALRDVVAIQDTWNTQLNHITTAENPADMSLWFDTALKAGRPKMFGEVRAALSRAFMSSGDDSVRSVGQDLMRETGAIQEFLSQDRELVTQLFDALKQGNTQRAEQLRDKLVTRGAQGSRRLSQLEQRVQRNVDALLDAARARERLAIRLLAAMAALALLFGILTALYARRVLAPLSAVTDRAKAVARGDLTPRPVVASADEIGELAQTFESMVSAIARANEQLLAAERLATIGKMAAHVTHEIRNPLSSIALNVELLEEEVGVEEPASEARTLLHAIKSEVERLASLSEQYLSVARQAPLTLEREQVGELVQEACDFMRRDLERHGVGIEVDVAPDVDVVMADEGQIKQALFNLLRNAREAMSSGGKVIVSVRAATGGGADVMVEDEGSGIDDATREKMFEPFFTTKGHGTGLGLAITRQIVEAHGGNIACDARPEGGTRFWIHLPSAEDSEA